In a single window of the Methylococcus sp. Mc7 genome:
- a CDS encoding TIGR02677 family protein, with amino-acid sequence MNTSPCHRELFRHVSADKAAFYRAIMEVFAAAKRQFRPYLRPDEVLREAAWPSDPPALEEVRAALAQLVEWGNLESQPDTARVASIDDFYLARFLYRLSHGGEAVESALAAFAQALGRRGELQSVALEDIHARLEALIALAADSAPDDAKVHEVLRDLVRVFEDLAENAQAFMAGIVRSVEIQQAEAQAVVGFKKRLIDYLERFIGDLVSRSGAIAQRIKALDSRIDALLWQAANREARDIAPGDVREQAGALQARVDAWRERWRGLRLWFVSDGHGPAQAEALRAKARAAIPQLLAAIAAVNERRSGRSDRSADFRVLARWFADCADDGQAHRLARAAFALNPARHLSLLAATEVPATTPWADAPAVAIHPRLREYGTAAVRGTAPKVTNRDAGRAALARLAAAEHRQVEAARARLATGTVCRLSELGRLDPHEFDLFLAVLGEALASQSSPDETVARTTSDGLLHIRLEPLGEASQAVIETDLGVFSGRDHRITITPEGNAGPSHVSSPSSGDGLRQVSNA; translated from the coding sequence ATGAACACCTCCCCCTGCCACCGCGAACTCTTCCGCCATGTCAGCGCCGACAAGGCCGCATTTTACCGCGCCATCATGGAGGTTTTCGCCGCAGCCAAGCGCCAGTTCCGCCCCTATCTGCGGCCCGACGAGGTGTTGCGCGAAGCGGCCTGGCCGAGCGATCCGCCCGCCCTGGAGGAAGTGCGGGCGGCGCTCGCGCAGTTGGTGGAATGGGGCAACCTCGAATCCCAGCCGGATACGGCCCGGGTGGCCAGCATCGACGACTTCTATCTGGCCCGCTTCCTCTACCGGCTCTCCCACGGCGGCGAAGCGGTGGAATCGGCGCTGGCGGCCTTCGCCCAGGCCCTCGGGCGCCGCGGCGAGTTGCAGAGCGTCGCCCTGGAGGACATCCACGCCCGCCTCGAAGCCTTGATCGCGCTGGCCGCCGACAGCGCGCCGGACGACGCCAAGGTGCACGAAGTGCTGCGCGACTTGGTACGCGTGTTCGAGGATCTGGCCGAGAACGCCCAGGCTTTCATGGCCGGCATCGTCCGCAGCGTGGAAATCCAGCAGGCCGAGGCGCAAGCCGTGGTCGGCTTCAAGAAACGGCTGATCGACTATCTGGAGCGCTTCATCGGCGACCTGGTGAGCCGTTCCGGCGCCATCGCTCAGCGCATCAAGGCGCTCGACTCCCGCATCGACGCCTTGCTGTGGCAGGCGGCGAACCGCGAGGCGCGCGACATCGCCCCCGGCGACGTTCGCGAGCAGGCCGGCGCACTGCAGGCCCGCGTCGATGCCTGGCGTGAACGCTGGCGCGGTCTGCGCCTGTGGTTCGTCTCGGACGGCCACGGCCCGGCCCAAGCGGAGGCCTTGCGCGCCAAGGCCCGGGCGGCGATTCCCCAGTTGCTCGCCGCCATCGCCGCCGTCAATGAGCGCCGCAGCGGACGCAGCGACCGTTCGGCGGACTTCCGGGTACTCGCCCGCTGGTTTGCGGATTGCGCCGACGATGGCCAGGCCCACCGCCTGGCGCGGGCCGCCTTCGCCCTCAACCCGGCGCGTCATCTGTCGCTGCTGGCCGCCACAGAGGTGCCGGCGACGACCCCCTGGGCCGATGCGCCGGCCGTCGCAATCCATCCGCGCCTGCGCGAGTACGGCACGGCGGCGGTACGCGGCACCGCCCCCAAGGTTACGAACCGCGATGCCGGGCGGGCGGCGCTGGCACGCCTGGCGGCGGCCGAGCACCGCCAGGTGGAAGCGGCCCGTGCCCGGCTGGCGACGGGCACGGTCTGCCGCCTGTCGGAGCTCGGCCGGCTCGACCCGCACGAATTCGATCTGTTCCTCGCCGTGCTCGGCGAGGCGCTGGCGAGCCAGTCGTCGCCGGACGAAACGGTGGCGCGCACCACATCCGACGGCCTTCTTCACATCCGCCTCGAGCCATTGGGCGAAGCGTCCCAGGCCGTGATCGAAACGGATCTGGGCGTCTTTTCCGGGCGCGACCACCGGATCACCATCACCCCCGAAGGAAACGCCGGGCCTTCCCACGTTTCCTCGCCCTCTTCGGGGGACGGATTACGCCAGGTATCGAACGCATAA
- a CDS encoding DEAD/DEAH box helicase translates to MNDKSTKPRGSRTTKPPKDPRLSRTHAPPELSAVEWQRALRRQFGREQAFGMENIGTEPFFSEFRVSNPQSKSSYRVAIRGGRPGDNHCACPDYATNELGTCKHIEFVLAQLEKKRGAKAAFARGYHPPFSELYLRNDGGRTVHFRAGTDCPPAIAKAAARLFDPAQAWVLPPEMFGELERFVTAVGESGHELRAYDDALDFIAGRRDAERRAAALDDIFRHGIDDPSLKKLLKVPLYPYQAEGALFAVRAGRALIGDEMGLGKTIQAIAAAEILARHFGVSKVLVICPTSLKYQWQSEIARFSGRESRVMGGTRAQRQKDYGQDDFCKITNYEKLQPDLDLITAWAPELVIVDEAQRVKNWNTIAARALKRIDSPYAVVLTGTPLENKLEELVSIVQFVDQHRLGPTWKLLHEHQVKDEGGRVTGYTGLEKVGQTLAPIMIRRRKSEVLMQLPERTDQNLLVPMTEMQMAYHQENADIVAQIVHRWRKTKFLSDKDQRRLTCALQNMRMSCNSTYLLDRESDHGVKADELAALFGDLFEQPDAKAVVFSQWTRTHDIVIRRLEARGIGYVSFHGGVPSEKRPALVERFRDDPGCRVFLSTDAGATGLNLQHASILVNMDLPWNPALLEQRIARIHRMGQRRPVQIVNFVAKGTIEEGMLSVLAFKRSLSAGILDGGAGEISLGGSRLNRFMKEVESVTGQMGESEAVTPAEEMINAAAPATTQVPEDRMASVDAADAAQAPPPAGADPWQALAQVGAQLVSALAAASDPDAPAHPWIERDPATGVCNLKVPLPPPETARRLADAFSILAGALPERA, encoded by the coding sequence ATGAACGACAAATCGACCAAACCGCGAGGCAGCAGGACGACCAAGCCGCCCAAGGATCCGAGGCTGTCCCGGACGCATGCGCCGCCGGAGCTTTCCGCCGTTGAATGGCAACGCGCATTGCGCCGCCAGTTCGGCCGCGAACAGGCGTTCGGGATGGAGAATATCGGCACGGAACCGTTTTTTTCCGAGTTTCGCGTCTCCAACCCACAGTCGAAGAGCAGCTACCGGGTGGCGATACGCGGCGGACGGCCGGGCGACAATCATTGCGCCTGTCCCGATTACGCCACCAACGAACTGGGCACCTGCAAGCACATCGAATTCGTTCTCGCGCAACTGGAAAAGAAGCGCGGCGCCAAGGCGGCTTTCGCGCGCGGCTACCATCCCCCCTTCTCCGAGCTGTACCTGCGCAACGACGGCGGACGCACGGTCCATTTTCGTGCCGGAACGGATTGTCCGCCGGCCATAGCGAAGGCGGCCGCGCGGCTGTTCGACCCCGCCCAAGCTTGGGTTCTGCCGCCGGAAATGTTCGGCGAACTGGAGCGTTTCGTCACCGCCGTGGGCGAGAGCGGCCACGAGTTGCGCGCCTACGACGATGCCCTCGATTTCATCGCCGGCCGGCGCGACGCCGAACGGCGCGCGGCGGCACTGGACGACATCTTCCGTCACGGCATTGACGACCCCTCGCTGAAGAAGCTGCTCAAGGTGCCGCTGTATCCGTACCAGGCGGAAGGCGCGCTGTTCGCCGTCCGTGCGGGCAGGGCGCTGATCGGCGACGAGATGGGCCTGGGCAAGACCATCCAGGCCATCGCTGCCGCCGAAATCCTGGCCCGGCATTTTGGCGTATCGAAAGTGCTGGTGATCTGTCCGACCTCGCTCAAGTACCAGTGGCAAAGCGAGATCGCGCGCTTTTCCGGGCGCGAATCGCGCGTCATGGGGGGAACGCGGGCGCAGCGCCAGAAAGACTATGGACAGGACGATTTCTGCAAAATCACCAACTATGAAAAGCTCCAGCCCGACCTCGATCTGATCACCGCCTGGGCGCCGGAACTGGTGATCGTCGACGAGGCGCAGCGGGTGAAGAACTGGAACACGATCGCCGCCCGCGCCCTGAAACGCATCGACAGTCCCTACGCCGTAGTGCTCACCGGCACGCCGCTGGAAAACAAGCTGGAGGAACTCGTCTCCATCGTCCAGTTCGTCGACCAGCATCGCCTGGGCCCCACCTGGAAGCTGCTGCACGAGCACCAGGTGAAGGACGAGGGAGGGCGAGTCACTGGCTACACCGGCCTGGAAAAAGTCGGCCAGACGCTGGCGCCGATCATGATCCGCCGCCGCAAGTCCGAAGTCCTGATGCAGTTGCCCGAACGCACCGATCAGAACCTGCTGGTGCCGATGACGGAAATGCAGATGGCATACCACCAGGAAAACGCCGACATCGTGGCACAGATCGTCCACCGCTGGCGCAAGACGAAATTCCTTTCCGACAAGGACCAGCGGCGCCTCACCTGCGCCCTGCAGAACATGCGCATGTCCTGCAATAGCACCTACCTGCTGGATCGGGAGAGCGACCACGGCGTCAAGGCGGACGAACTGGCGGCGCTATTCGGCGACCTGTTCGAGCAGCCCGACGCCAAGGCCGTGGTATTTAGCCAATGGACACGCACCCACGACATCGTGATCCGCCGGCTCGAAGCCCGCGGCATCGGCTATGTCAGCTTTCACGGCGGAGTACCCTCGGAAAAGCGTCCGGCGCTGGTGGAGCGCTTCCGGGACGATCCCGGCTGCAGAGTGTTTCTGTCCACCGATGCCGGCGCCACCGGTCTCAACCTGCAACACGCCTCGATCCTGGTGAACATGGACCTGCCGTGGAATCCGGCGCTGCTCGAACAGCGCATTGCGCGGATTCACCGCATGGGCCAGCGGCGGCCGGTGCAGATCGTCAATTTCGTCGCCAAAGGCACGATCGAAGAGGGCATGCTCTCGGTGCTGGCCTTCAAACGGTCCCTCTCGGCGGGCATACTCGACGGCGGCGCGGGGGAGATCTCGCTGGGCGGTTCGCGTCTCAACCGTTTCATGAAGGAGGTCGAGAGCGTCACCGGCCAGATGGGCGAGAGCGAGGCCGTGACGCCGGCCGAAGAGATGATCAACGCCGCGGCGCCGGCGACTACGCAGGTCCCGGAAGACAGGATGGCAAGCGTTGATGCCGCCGATGCGGCGCAAGCACCGCCGCCTGCCGGCGCCGATCCCTGGCAAGCCTTGGCCCAGGTTGGCGCCCAGTTGGTTTCCGCACTGGCGGCGGCCAGCGATCCCGACGCTCCGGCGCATCCATGGATCGAGCGGGATCCGGCAACCGGCGTGTGCAACCTCAAGGTACCGCTGCCGCCACCGGAAACGGCGAGACGACTCGCCGATGCGTTTTCGATTCTGGCGGGCGCGTTGCCAGAGAGGGCATGA